From the Plectropomus leopardus isolate mb chromosome 18, YSFRI_Pleo_2.0, whole genome shotgun sequence genome, one window contains:
- the LOC121958062 gene encoding transcription and mRNA export factor ENY2, giving the protein MSKDQMRAAINQKLIEMGERERLKELLRAKLVECGWKDQLKAHCKDVIKEKGLEHVTVEDLVTEVTPKGRALVPDSVKKELLQRIRAFLAQHATL; this is encoded by the exons ATGAGCAAAGACCAGATGAGGGCTGCAATAAACCAGAAGCTGATAGAAATGGGGGAACGGGAGCG GTTGAAAGAGTTGCTCAGGGCGAAGCTGGTGGAGTGTGGATGGAAAGATCAGCTGAAAGCGCACTGCAAAG atgtgATCAAAGAAAAGGGTCTGGAGCATGTCACAGTGGAGGATTTGGTCACAGAAGTCACACCAAAAGGCAGAG CACTCGTACCCGACAGCGTGAAGAAAGAGCTCCTGCAGAGAATCAGAGCTTTTCTAGCTCAACACGCCACCTTGTGA